The proteins below come from a single Aegilops tauschii subsp. strangulata cultivar AL8/78 chromosome 6, Aet v6.0, whole genome shotgun sequence genomic window:
- the LOC109750108 gene encoding protein DCL, chloroplastic, with the protein MQFPPSPARPMAAAVSASVPAVSCLRLVLPGFSGLVHASLLASRGRARGVAVRSGAAPPDPAAMLRRPAAATTAAEEREADADASLGSPVDDEPPEEGRRRGPEREWVDWEDLILEDTVPLVGFVRMILHSGKYSSGERLSPEHEKAILERLLPYHPQYKKKIGCGIDYITLGLHPEFENSRCLFIVRTDGEQVDFSFWKCIKGLIRQKYPVYADSFILRHFRRRQDY; encoded by the exons ATGCAGTTCCCCCCGTCGCCCGCGCGCCCCATGGCGGCGGCCGTCTCCGCCTCCGTGCCCGCTGTGTCCTGCCTGCGACTCGTCCTCCCCGGCTTTAGCGGCCTCGTCCACGCCTCCCTCCTCGCGAGCCGCGGCCGCGCCCGTGGGGTGGCGGTGAGGTCGGGCGCGGCCCCGCCCGACCCGGCGGCCATGCTGCGCCGGCCGGCCGCCGCCACGACGGCCGCCGAGGAGCGGGAGGCCGACGCGGACGCCTCGTTGGGCTCTCCGGTGGACGACGAGCCGCCCGAGGAGGGGCGGAGGAGGGGGCCCGAGAGGGAGTGGGTGGACTGGGAGGACCTCATCCTCGAGGACACCGTGCCGCTCGTCGGCTTCGTGCGGATGATACTCCACTCCGGCAA GTACTCAAGTGGTGAGCGGTTGAGTCCTGAACATGAAAAGGCAATTCTTGAACGATTGCTTCCATACCATCCACAATATAAGAAGAAAATTGGATGTGGTATCGACTACATCACG CTAGGGTTGCATCCAGAATTCGAGAACTCAAGGTGTTTGTTCATAGTTAGGACGGACGGCGAGCAGGTCGATTTTTCTTTCTGGAAGTGCATCAAGGGTCTCATAAGACAAAAGTACCCCGTGTACGCGGACAGTTTCATTCTCAGACATTTCCGCAGGAGGCAAGACTACTGA
- the LOC109750090 gene encoding ferredoxin--nitrite reductase, chloroplastic → MASSASLQSFLPPSAHAATSSSRHRPSRARPFQCAAVSAPSSSAASPSASAVPAERLEPRVEQREGGYWVLKEKYRTSLNPQEKVKLGKEPMALFTEGGIKELAKLPMEQIDADKLTKEDVDVRLKWLGLFHRRKQQYGRFMMRLKLPNGVTTSEQTRYLAGVIEKYGKEGCADVTTRQNWQIRGVTLPDVPEILEGLRSVGLTSLQSGMDNVRNPVGSPLAGIDPLEIVDTRPYTNLLSSYITNNSEGNLAITNLPRKWNVCVIGTHDLYEHPHINDLAYMPAEKDGKFGFNLLVGGFISPKRWGEALPLDAWVPGDDIIPVCKAVLEAFRDLGTRGNRQKTRMMWLIDELGMEAFRSEIEKRMPNGVLERAAAEDLIDKKWERRDYLGVHPQKQEGLSFVGLHVPVGRLQAADMFELARLADEYGSGELRLTVEQNIVLPNVKNEKVEALLAEPLLQKFSAHPSLLMKGLVACTGNQFCGQAIIETKARALQVTRDVEARVSVPRAVRMHWTGCPNSCAQVQVADIGFMGCLTKNSSGKIVEAADIFVGGRVGSDSHLTGVYKKAVPCEDLVPLVADLLVERFGAVPREREEDEE, encoded by the exons ATGGCTTCCTCGGCCTCCCTGCAGAGCTTCCTCCCGCCCTCCGCCCACGCggcgacgtcgtcgtcccggcACCGGCCCAGCCGCGCCCGCCCCTTCCAGTGCGCGGCCGTCTCCGCGCCGTCATCCTCGGCCGCCTCGCCGTCGGCCTCGGCCGTCCCGGCGGAGCGGCTGGAGCCTCGCGTGGAGCAGCGGGAGGGCGGCTACTGGGTGCTCAAGGAGAAGTACCGCACCAGCCTGAACCCGCAGGAGAAGGTGAAGCTGGGCAAGGAGCCCATGGCGCTCTTCACGGAGGGCGGCATCAAGGAGCTCGCCAAGCTGCCCATGGAGCAGATCGACGCCGACAAGCTCACCAAGGAGGACGTCGACGTGCGGCTCAAGTGGCTCGGCCTCTTCCACCGCCGCAAGCAGCAGT ATGGGCGGTTCATGATGCGGCTGAAGCTGCCCAACGGCGTGACGACGAGCGAGCAGACGCGCTACCTGGCCGGCGTGATCGAGAAGTACGGCAAGGAGGGGTGCGCCGACGTGACGACCCGGCAGAACTGGCAGATCCGCGGCGTGACGCTGCCGGACGTGCCGGAGATCCTGGAGGGGCTCCGCTCCGTTGGCCTCACCAGCCTGCAGAGCGGCATGGACAACGTGCGCAACCCCGTCGGCAGCCCGCTCGCCGGCATCGACCCCCTCGAGATCGTCGACACGCGCCCCTACACCAACCTCCTCTCCTCCTACATCACCAACAACTCCGAGGGCAACCTCGCCATCACCAACCT TCCTAGGAAGTGGAACGTGTGCGTGATCGGTACCCATGACCTGTACGAGCACCCGCACATCAACGACCTGGCGTACATGCCGGCCGAGAAGGACGGCAAGTTCGGGTTCAACCTGCTGGTGGGCGGGTTCATCAGCCCCAAGAGGTGGGGCGAGGCCCTGCCGCTCGACGCCTGGGTCCCCGGCGACGACATCATCCCGGTCTGCAAGGCCGTCCTCGAGGCTTTCCGCGACCTCGGCACCAGGGGCAACCGCCAGAAGACGCGCATGATGTGGCTCATCGACGAGCTC GGGATGGAGGCGTTCCGGTCGGAGATCGAGAAGAGGATGCCGAACGGCGTGCTGGAGCGCGCGGCGGCCGAGGACCTGATCGACAAGAAGTGGGAGCGGCGCGACTACCTCGGCGTGCACCCGCAGAAGCAGGAGGGGCTCTCCTTCGTGGGCCTGCACGTGCCCGTCGGCCGGCTGCAGGCCGCCGACATGTTCGAGCTGGCCCGCCTCGCCGACGAGTacggctccggcgagctccgcctcACCGTGGAGCAGAACATCGTCCTCCCCAACGTCAAGAACGAGAAGgtggaagctctgctcgccgaGCCGCTGCTGCAGAAGTTCTCGGCGCACCCGTCGCTGCTGATGAAGGGGCTGGTGGCGTGCACGGGCAACCAGTTCTGCGGGCAGGCCATCATCGAGACCAAGGCGCGGGCGCTGCAGGTGACGCGCGACGTGGAGGCGCGCGTGTCCGTGCCCAGGGCGGTGCGCATGCACTGGACGGGGTGCCCCAACAGCTGCGCGCAGGTGCAGGTGGCCGACATCGGCTTCATGGGCTGCCTCACCAAGAACAGCAGCGGCAAGATCGTCGAGGCGGCGGACATCTTCGTCGGCGGCCGCGTCGGCAGCGACTCGCACCTCACCGGGGTGTACAAGAAGGCGGTGCCGTGCGAGGACCTGGTGCCCCTCGTCGCCGACCTCCTGGTGGAGCGGTTCGGGGCCGTGCccagggagagggaggaggacgaggagtaG